In Haloarcula salinisoli, one genomic interval encodes:
- a CDS encoding DUF7563 family protein, with amino-acid sequence MPECQNCGEFVTEQYVRVFTPEASEAHGPRVCPNCEDKLRDGAEVREARSSRQ; translated from the coding sequence ATGCCCGAGTGTCAGAACTGCGGCGAATTCGTAACTGAGCAGTACGTGCGGGTGTTTACACCGGAAGCCTCCGAAGCACACGGACCGAGAGTCTGCCCGAACTGCGAGGACAAACTCCGTGACGGCGCCGAGGTCCGCGAAGCGCGTTCCTCGAGACAGTAG